Proteins encoded in a region of the Triticum dicoccoides isolate Atlit2015 ecotype Zavitan chromosome 3A, WEW_v2.0, whole genome shotgun sequence genome:
- the LOC119270422 gene encoding glucan endo-1,3-beta-glucosidase GII-like, producing the protein MAGKDVASMFAVALFIGAFVSVPTSVQSIGVCYGVIANNLPPANDVVQLYRSKGITGMRIYFADAKALSALRNSGISLILDVGNDQLASLAASTSNAASWVQKNVRPYYPAVNIKYIAAGNEVQGGATQSIVPAMRNLNAALSAAGLGAIKVSTSIRFDEVAKSFPPSEGVFANAYMTDVARLLASTGAPLLANVYPYFAYKRDPQNIKLNYATFRPGPTVRDDKNGLTYTCLFDAMVDAVVAALEKAGAPGVRVVVSESGWPSASGFAATADNARAYNQGLIDHVGGGTPKRRGALETYIFGMFNENFKRGELVEKHFGLFNPDKSPAYPIQFK; encoded by the exons ATGGCTGGAAAGGATGTTGCTTCCATGTTTGCCGTTGCTCTCTTCATCGGAGCATTCGTTTCTGTTCCTACAA GTGTGCAATCCATCGGCGTGTGCTACGGCGTGATCGCCAACAACCTCCCGCCGGCGAACGACGTGGTGCAGCTCTACAGGTCCAAGGGCATCACCGGCATGCGCATCTACTTCGCCGACGCCAAGGCCCTCTCCGCGCTCCGTAACTCCGGCATCAGCCTCATCCTCGACGTCGGCAACGACCAGCTCGCCAGCCTCGCCGCCAGCACCTCCAACGCGGCGTCCTGGGTGCAGAAAAACGTCCGGCCATACTACCCGGCCGTGAACATCAAGTACATCGCCGCCGGTAACGAGGTCCAGGGAGGCGCCACCCAGAGCATCGTGCCGGCCATGCGGAACCTCAACGCGGCTCTCTCCGCCGCTGGGCTCGGCGCCATCAAGGTGTCCACCTCCATCCGGTTCGACGAGGTGGCCAAGTCCTTCCCGCCCTCCGAGGGCGTGTTCGCGAATGCCTACATGACGGACGTGGCCCGGCTCCTGGCGAGCACCGGCGCGCCGCTGCTGGCCAACGTGTACCCCTACTTCGCCTACAAGCGCGACCCGCAGAACATCAAGCTCAACTACGCCACGTTCCGGCCGGGACCCACGGTGCGGGACGACAAGAACGGGCTGACCTACACGTGCCTGTTCGACGCGATGGTGGACGCCGTGGTCGCCGCCCTGGAGAAGGCCGGGGCGCCGGGGGTGAGGGTGGTGGTGTCGGAGAGCGGGTGGCCGTCGGCGAGCGGGTTCGCTGCGACGGCGGACAACGCGAGAGCCTACAACCAGGGACTGATCGACCACGTCGGCGGGGGCACGCCCAAGAGGCGTGGCGCGCTGGAGACGTACATCTTCGGCATGTTCAACGAAAACTTCAAGAGAGGGGAGCTCGTGGAGAAGCACTTCGGGCTGTTCAACCCGGACAAGTCGCCGGCGTACCCCATCCAGTTCAAGTGA